The genomic interval CCGCCGGCCTCCGCGGGCGAGGCACCCGCGGGGGCCTCGCCCGAGGCGTGCCGCTCGGCGCGGTCGGGCAGGCCGATGCTCACGCCCAGCAGGCCCAGCCCGAGCGTGTACCCCAGCACCCGCACCCAGGTGGTGAGGCCGTCGTAGCCCATCGGGCTGGCCCCCGAACCGACCACGACGGCAACGATCAGGGCGGCGAGCAGCGAGATCGCCGCGACGCCCGGCGTCCAGCGGCGGGCGGTGGGGCTGGCGTGCAGCCCGGTCACCAGGCACGAAACGGCACCCATCAGCAGGACGATCTCGGGCCAGAGCGTGGCGATCTTGTCGGCGGTGGAGGTCATCGGGTGGCTCCGCCTTGGGCGGGGGTCGCGGCCTCGGCGGCCGGGGCGGTGGCGGAAATCAGCAGCGTCTCTTCGCCGCGGACCGCGGGCGTTCCGGCGACCATCGCCGCGCGGTCCGCGGGCACGAAGCGGGCGATGGCCAGGTCGGCCTTGCCGAGGAAGGACTGCGGAAAGAAGCCCAGGAACACGCACAGGAACGCGAGCGGGGCGAGCATCACGACCTCGCGGGGGACCAGGTCGGCCGGGCGGGCGACGCCCTCGGGCAGCTTCAAGGCGCCGAAACACAGCAGGGCGACCAGCCGCAGCAGGTACATCGCGGCGAGCACGACGCCCAGCGTCGCCAGCACCGCGAAGGGCCAGGCGATGCCACCGGCGCCGCCGGTGGAGTTGAACGCTCCAAGCAGCGTCATGAATTCGCCGACGAAGCCCGACAGCCCGGGAAGGCCGACGCTGGCCATCACGAAGAAGAGGAGAAAGGCCGACAGCACCGGCGTCGCCGAAACCAGGCCGCCCACGCGACGCAGGTCACGCGATCCGGTCCGCTGCTGGATCAGCCCGATGCACAGGAAGAGTCCCGCCGCCGCCGCCGCGTAGCCGGCGACGTAGAGCATCGCCCCCGCGGCCCCGGCCCGGTCGGCGTCGAGCGCGAAGAGGCCCAGCAGGGCGAAGCCCATGTGCGAGACCGACGCGTACGCCAGCACCCGCTTCGCGTCCCGCTGCACCCAGCCCACCAGGGCGGCGTAGAGGATGCCGGTGACCGCGAAAACCGCCAGCAGGTTGCCGTGCTCGCCGATCGCCAGCGGGCACAGCGGCAGCGCGAAGCGGAGCAGGGCGTAGGGGCCGAGCTTGAGCGCGAGGGCCGCCGCGTCGAGGGCACCGCTCTGCGGCGTCGCGGCCTGGATCGTCGGAAGCCAGCCGTGAAGCGGCCAGATCGGCGACTTGAGGGCGAAGCCGGCGAGGAAACCCAGCAGCATCACGCTCTGCTCGGTCGGGCTGCTGACCGAGCCCACGATGGCGAGGTGATCGAACTCGAAGCTCCAGCGGCCGGTGGCCGCGGCCGCCACGCTGGCGGCGTAGAGGATCGCCGCGAGCGCCAGCAGCGAGCCGCTGAAGTTGGTGAAGAAGTAGATCCTCGCCGCTCGGGCCCGCTCCTCCGCGGTGCCGGTGCCGAAGCTCTTGGTGAGGAAGAACGCCGGCAGCAGCGACAGCTCGAAACAGGTGTAGAAGAAGATCGCGTCGGTCGCGATCACGCACCCGGTCAGGCTCGCCTGGAGGGCGAGCAGCCAGCCGTACCACGCCCGGGCCCCGCGGCGGCGGCCGGCGTCGGGCTCGCCCTCGACCGCGAGGACCGCGACCAGCGACAGCAGCGTCACCAGGAAAAGCAGCCAGGCCGAGAGCCCGTCGACCCCGTAGCCGAAGCCGAGCCCGATCGCCGGCAGCCACCCCACGACCGCGCCGAGCTGGTACCCGCCCCGATCGGCTTCCACGCCCGCCAGCACGACCGCCGCGAGCGCCACCGAGATCCCCGCGATGGCCGTGGCCAGCAGGCGGGCCCCGGCGGCGTGATGCCGGCCGAAGCCCAGCAGCATCGCCGTGGCGGCGAGCAGCGGGAGGAGCAGGAGCAGGGGGAGCAGGAGGGACAAGCGGGGTCTCGGGGGCGGCGTGGGGTCGGGGGCCGCGCGGAGCTGGTGGCGGCGTGAGGTCGGTCGCGGGTGAGCAGCGGGAGGGCGGTTCGCACGGCCGCGGACCGTCATGGGACCGGCCCGGACGGGCCGGGCGTCAGCCCGCGGCGGCGGTCTGCACGCCGGCGGGTTGGAGGTAGGCCGCCGCGAAGAGCAGGAGCAGCGCGAGGCCGGCGATGCCGGCGAGCATCAGCACCGCGTGGCCCTGCAGCCGGCCGCTCTGGGCCGGTTGCAGCGTGCGGCCGGTGGCCGAGGGCAGCAGCCCCAAACCCGCGAAGAAGCCGCCCACGAGCAGGCCGTCGGCGGCGCTGAGCAGTTCGGCCATCAGCCGCAGCGGCGTCACGATCATCCGGTCGTACAGGCCGTCGATCCGCCAGCCGTCGCGGAGGAAAGCGACGACGCCGGTGATCGAGCCGACCAGGCGGTCCCGCAGCCCCGGCTGGAACAGGTGGAAGACCGCCGCGAGCACGACACCGAGCACCGCGAGCAGCGCCGCCATCGTCTTCACGGCCTTGTGCGCGTCCACGCCGAAGAGCGCCTGGTGGTGGAGGCCGTGCCCGCCACCCTCGGCGACGCCGTGAGCGGCCACCGACCCGGCGTGATCGGCCGCGTGCGGCTCGACCAGGGCGAGGTCGGCCGCCAGCTGCGCCACGTAGCCGGCGCCGACCAGGGCATCGAAGAGGAAGAAGCCCAGCAGGGTGGACCCCAGCGCGAGCAGCACCAGCGGGAGATTCATCGGCCACCAGGGCATCTCGTGCGGCCCGTGGCCGTGGGCGTCGTCGCCATCGCCATCGCCCACCGCGCCCGCGTGCGCCTCCGTCTGCGACACCGCCGCCGCGTGAGAGGCGTCGTCGTGGCCGTGGTCCGGCCCCATCTCGAAGCGCTCGGGTCCGCAGAAGACGCGGAACCACAGGCGGAAGGTGTAGAAGGCCGTCAGCCCGGCGGTGAAGAGCCCAACCCACGCCGCCGAGGTGTACACCCACCCCAGCCCGCGCCAATCGGCCACGCCCACGGCCATCGCGTCCCCGAGGATCTCGTCCTTGGAGAAGTAGCCGGCGGTGAGGAAGGGCACGCCCGCGAGCGAGAGGCAGCCGACGAGCATGAGGGCCATCGTCACCGGCATCTTCCGCCGGAGGCCGCCCATCGTGCGGATGTCCAGCTGCCCGGCGAGGGCGTGCATCACGCTGCCGGCGGTGAGAAAGAGCAGCGCCTTGAAGAAGGCGTGGGTGAACAGGTGGGCCACGCCGCCCGCCGACATCGCCCCGACGCCGACGAACATGTAGCCCAGCTGCGAGACCGTCGAGTAGGCGAAGACGCCCTTCAAGTCGGTCGAGCACAGGGCGATCGTGGCCGCGAACAACGCGGTGAGCACGCCGATCCCGGTCACGACCGCCAGCGCCGTTGGCGACAGCTGGAACACCGGCATCATCCGAGCGACCAGGTAGACACCCGCGGTGACCATCGTCGCCGCGTGGACGAGCGCCGAGACCGGCGTGGGGCCGGCCATCGCGTCGGGCAGCCACACAAACAGCGGCCCCTGCGCCGACTTGCCGAAGGCTCCAAGCATCAGCAGCAGCGGGATCCACGTGTGAACCGCCTCGCCCGAGCCCGCCGGGCCGACGTCCGCGAGCATCCCGCGGGCGGCGTCGAGCACGTTCAGCTCGCCGTGCAGCGACAGCGTGCCGTACTGCTGGTAGATCAGCATCAACGCGATCAGCAGGCAGAAGTCGCCGATCCGATTCACGATGAAGGCCTTCTTCGCCGCGGCGACCGCGGTCGCGGTGGTGCGGTAGTGCCCGATCAGCAGGTAGCTGCACAAGCCCACGCCTTCCCAGCCCAGGAACAGCAGGACGAGGTTGTCCGCCATGACCAGCGTGGTCATCGCGAAGAGGAACAGCGCGACCCCGGCAAAGAAGCGCGCGAAGCCGGGGTCTCCCCGCATGTAGCCGACGGCGTAGATCGCGATGAGCGAGCCCACGCCGGTGATGACGAAGAGCATCACCCGCGTGAGATCGTCGACGGCGTAGCCGAAGCCGACGCGGAGGTTTCCGCTCTCGAACCAGGTCCAGAGCGTCGTCAGGTCGGTCGCGCCCGCCCGGCCGCCGAGGCCGCCGAGCAGCGTGAAGGCGAAGCCGACCAGGATCGCCCCGGCGCAGATCCACCCGGCGAGGGGTTCGCCTCGGCGGGCCGCCGCCGCGTCGCTCCCGCCCCGGAAGGCGAGCGCGCCGCAGGCGATGGCGGCGAGCAAGGCGATCCAGGGGATGAGGGTGACGAGCGCGGTCATGCGGGCGGGCGGGGGGCGGGTTCGGGAGCGGCGGCGGGGCGGGCGGAAGCGGGCGGCGAGCGGGCTCGGATCAGCCGCGGAGCTGCGCCCAGGCGGAGGCGTCGAGCGTCTGCTTGCGGCGGAACAGCAGCACCACGAGGCCCAGCGCAAGCGCCGCCTCGGCCGCGGCCACCGTGAGCACGAAGATCGTGAAGGTCTGCCCGCTGAGGTTCCCGTGGAAGCGGCTGAAGGCGACCAGCGAGACCACCACGCCCTGGAACATCATCTCGGTGCAGAGGAACATCACGATGAGGTTCCGCCGCGTGAGGAAGCCCACCAGGCCCAGGCAGAACAGCACCGCCCCGGTCAGGAGGAAGTGGCTGAGGGTCAGCGTCGAGAGGGCGGCTTCGGGCATGGGGCTCCGCCGCGGCGAGCGGCGGCGGGTTCAGCGTTCGTGCGGGATCAAGCGACCTGGACGACCTCGGCCCCGCCGATGCCGGCCTTCTCGGGGCCCTGCTCGATCGGTTCCGTGGGCTTGCGGCCTCGGCCGCGGGAGGGATCGTCCGCGTCGTCCTCGCGTGGGACCTGCGTGTTGGCGATGACGACCGCGCCCACGAGGCTCAGCAGCAGGATGACGCCCGCCAGCTCCACCGCGAGCGGGTTGGCCTGGAACAGATCGAGGCCGACGCGCTGCAGGTTGGTGACCGGGCCCGGCGCCTCGGCGAGAGCCTCCAGCGTGGGGGCGGGGTCCTCGGCATCCAGCGGCGGTGCCACCGCGCCGCTCACGACCAGCGCGGCATCGGGCACGGCCACGGCGGCGCCGGCCGTGGTCGCCGGCGGCGGGCTGGCCTCCACCGGGATCACCGCCGTCACCGCCTCGCGCGTTGCGACCAGCCGGTCGATGCCCGCCTGGTTGTCCAGCAGCAGCGACACCTCCGCATCGCTCGCAGCGCGGGCGAGCGGGTTGGGCTCCTGCGGCTGGAAGATGAAGGAGAGCAGCACCGCCAGGAGCACGAATGCCGTCGCCACCGCCCAGAGCGGCTCACGCGCGTACTGCTCGTAGTCCGGCAGGTCGTCCGCGTCGTCGCCGGCCCGCGGCTCGGTCGCGAGCATGATCACGAACATGTAGGTCACGAGGATCGCCCCGCCGTAGATGATCACCATCGCGAACGCCATGAACTCCGCCGCGAGCACGAGGAACAGGCCCGAGGAGGCGATGACGACCATCACGAACCAGAGCGCCGAGTAGACCGGCCGCGGGTGGGTGATGACGCGGACCGCGGAGACGATGCCCAGGGCGCTGAAGACGTAGTAGAAGACCAGGCCCGAGGCGCCGACCCCCGTGTCCGCGATGCCGTCGCCGCGGAGCAGCGGGCTGAGCAGGATCCAGGCGGCTCCGACCGACGCCACCCCGAGCAGCGCCCCGGCACCGGCGAGGTACTTCAACCGGAAGGGCGCATCCGCGGCGCGGCGCGGCATCAGGCAGAACAAAGCGACCGCCCCGAGGACGGTCGCGAAGTAGAGCACCAGCTGCGTGGGGACGCCATCCATGAGCGGCGGGACCATAACCGGTTCCGCCCGCGGCGGGGAGAGCGGGAGGCGTCCGCGACGACCACTCGACGGCTGCGCGCACGCCCGCGGACCGTGCCGGCAAAAGGCCCGTGCCCCGCACGGTCCGCGGGCCCCGCCTCCCGGCGGCGGGCGCGTAGCCTCGCGGCCACCCGCTGCTCTGCCCGCATGCGTCCGAACCCACCCCGCACGCCCGATGGCCGCTACCTCGTGGTGCGGGGCCGCCTGTGGCGGGCGACCGATCCGTCGCTTGGCCCCGCCGAGGCGGCGCGGCTGAAGAGCGACCTCGGGAAGGCGCGGGCCGACGTGCGTGCCGCCCGCCGCGCCGGCGACGCCGAGGCGCTCGCCGAGGCCGGCCGGCGGGTGGACGCCGCGAAGGTCGGTCTGGGCGAGCGAGGGCCGGTGTGGTGGGACGACGACGCGCCGGACCTCAACCGCCACCTCGCGAAGAACACGCCGTACCGCGCGTGGTGGCGGAAGCTGGAGGCCGAGCGGAGCGGGAGGGGCTGAGCGGATCCCGCTCCAAGCGGAGCCCTCCGCTCCGCGGCCGGACCATCCGGCGGCTTCTTAGAAGACCAGGGCCGCGGCCACGAGCACGAACATCGCGATGGCGATGCCGAGCTTGCCGACCGAGCCGGCGAACTTGCCGATCGCGGCACCTCTGCCGGCGGCCCAGACCGCGGAGAGGTCGCGGCCCGCCCAGGCGTCGCCGAGCATCGAGCCGGCGCCGGCGCCGACGCTGGCGCCCAGCAGCGTCCCGACGATCGGGATGGGCAGGGCGAACGTGCCGCCGATGGCGCCGGCGATGCCGCCGGCGATCGCGAGCAACGCCCCGCGTCGGCTGCCGCCGGCTTGACGCGAACCCAGCGCCCCGGCGACGGCCTCGACGACCTCCCCCAGCAGCGCGAGGCCGCCGAGGGCGGCGAGCGTGCCCCAGCCGATCCAGCGGAGCCCGGGATCCGGGCTCCAGCCCCACCACGCCGCGGCCGCCGTGGCCGCGAGCATCAGCCAGGTGCCCGGTAGCTGCAGCGCCACCATCACGACGCCGGCCGCGTTGGTCAGCAGCAGGGCGGCGGCGACGAGCAGGAGCAGCGCGAGGTCCATGGCAGGGCAGCGGCTCCGCCGCTCGGATTCAGAAGCTAAGAAGAGAAGAAGCGGGTGGGGCGGGCAGGACGCGGCGGCGACGCCGACCGCTTCCTTGCTCATCGCTGACTCCTGCTGTTGCTCTTGCCGGCTGTTTCTCCTTCTTGAAGGATCGCTCGTCTTCGCTCGCGCTCTAACCCACCTCGCGCCGCTGGAACAACGCCACCGCCGCCCCGAGCAACGCGACCGTGTACAGCAACGCGTACCCGCTGACGCTGAGGATCGGCGCCAAGGTGAAGCGCCCGGAGAGGTCTTCGATCATCGAGTTCCCCTGGCTGATCGCGTCGGCGGGCCAGAAGAACTGGAGGTTGGGCAGCGCGAGGTAGACCAGCTTCGCCAGCGTGTAAACGGGCTTGAGGCCGATGCCGATGTCGGCGTTCCACACGGCGATGAGGCTCTCGAAAACCCCCACGCCCGGCGGCAGCGAGAGCCGCTGATCCACCCAGCCGGACAGCGCACCCGCGATGAGCCCCGCGAAGAAGACGCCCAGCGCGATCAGCAGCGTGGGCAGCTGGCCCAGCCGGGTGGAGAGCGCGACGCACAGCGCCGTCAGCACGACCA from Phycisphaera mikurensis NBRC 102666 carries:
- the nuoL gene encoding NADH-quinone oxidoreductase subunit L — translated: MTALVTLIPWIALLAAIACGALAFRGGSDAAAARRGEPLAGWICAGAILVGFAFTLLGGLGGRAGATDLTTLWTWFESGNLRVGFGYAVDDLTRVMLFVITGVGSLIAIYAVGYMRGDPGFARFFAGVALFLFAMTTLVMADNLVLLFLGWEGVGLCSYLLIGHYRTTATAVAAAKKAFIVNRIGDFCLLIALMLIYQQYGTLSLHGELNVLDAARGMLADVGPAGSGEAVHTWIPLLLMLGAFGKSAQGPLFVWLPDAMAGPTPVSALVHAATMVTAGVYLVARMMPVFQLSPTALAVVTGIGVLTALFAATIALCSTDLKGVFAYSTVSQLGYMFVGVGAMSAGGVAHLFTHAFFKALLFLTAGSVMHALAGQLDIRTMGGLRRKMPVTMALMLVGCLSLAGVPFLTAGYFSKDEILGDAMAVGVADWRGLGWVYTSAAWVGLFTAGLTAFYTFRLWFRVFCGPERFEMGPDHGHDDASHAAAVSQTEAHAGAVGDGDGDDAHGHGPHEMPWWPMNLPLVLLALGSTLLGFFLFDALVGAGYVAQLAADLALVEPHAADHAGSVAAHGVAEGGGHGLHHQALFGVDAHKAVKTMAALLAVLGVVLAAVFHLFQPGLRDRLVGSITGVVAFLRDGWRIDGLYDRMIVTPLRLMAELLSAADGLLVGGFFAGLGLLPSATGRTLQPAQSGRLQGHAVLMLAGIAGLALLLLFAAAYLQPAGVQTAAAG
- a CDS encoding NADH-quinone oxidoreductase subunit J family protein → MDGVPTQLVLYFATVLGAVALFCLMPRRAADAPFRLKYLAGAGALLGVASVGAAWILLSPLLRGDGIADTGVGASGLVFYYVFSALGIVSAVRVITHPRPVYSALWFVMVVIASSGLFLVLAAEFMAFAMVIIYGGAILVTYMFVIMLATEPRAGDDADDLPDYEQYAREPLWAVATAFVLLAVLLSFIFQPQEPNPLARAASDAEVSLLLDNQAGIDRLVATREAVTAVIPVEASPPPATTAGAAVAVPDAALVVSGAVAPPLDAEDPAPTLEALAEAPGPVTNLQRVGLDLFQANPLAVELAGVILLLSLVGAVVIANTQVPREDDADDPSRGRGRKPTEPIEQGPEKAGIGGAEVVQVA
- a CDS encoding DUF456 domain-containing protein; its protein translation is MDLALLLLVAAALLLTNAAGVVMVALQLPGTWLMLAATAAAAWWGWSPDPGLRWIGWGTLAALGGLALLGEVVEAVAGALGSRQAGGSRRGALLAIAGGIAGAIGGTFALPIPIVGTLLGASVGAGAGSMLGDAWAGRDLSAVWAAGRGAAIGKFAGSVGKLGIAIAMFVLVAAALVF
- the nuoK gene encoding NADH-quinone oxidoreductase subunit NuoK, with protein sequence MPEAALSTLTLSHFLLTGAVLFCLGLVGFLTRRNLIVMFLCTEMMFQGVVVSLVAFSRFHGNLSGQTFTIFVLTVAAAEAALALGLVVLLFRRKQTLDASAWAQLRG
- a CDS encoding complex I subunit 4 family protein, whose product is MSLLLPLLLLLPLLAATAMLLGFGRHHAAGARLLATAIAGISVALAAVVLAGVEADRGGYQLGAVVGWLPAIGLGFGYGVDGLSAWLLFLVTLLSLVAVLAVEGEPDAGRRRGARAWYGWLLALQASLTGCVIATDAIFFYTCFELSLLPAFFLTKSFGTGTAEERARAARIYFFTNFSGSLLALAAILYAASVAAAATGRWSFEFDHLAIVGSVSSPTEQSVMLLGFLAGFALKSPIWPLHGWLPTIQAATPQSGALDAAALALKLGPYALLRFALPLCPLAIGEHGNLLAVFAVTGILYAALVGWVQRDAKRVLAYASVSHMGFALLGLFALDADRAGAAGAMLYVAGYAAAAAGLFLCIGLIQQRTGSRDLRRVGGLVSATPVLSAFLLFFVMASVGLPGLSGFVGEFMTLLGAFNSTGGAGGIAWPFAVLATLGVVLAAMYLLRLVALLCFGALKLPEGVARPADLVPREVVMLAPLAFLCVFLGFFPQSFLGKADLAIARFVPADRAAMVAGTPAVRGEETLLISATAPAAEAATPAQGGATR